gtattccggatttgtgaggtttgcttgTTTTTTATATTGCAAACAGTTTTCCAAGCTTTGATATAGTCGATCTAAAGGGAATGAAATAGGATTATCTGTTAGGAGAATATCGGTATCAAAAGTCGTTACTTAGGATAAagtaactcttaggatgtaaaggatgttagctaagggaatcaattgtgtagacCCTTATGAGGTTCAATAGACGTAATTAGCACGACTGCAGGCTTGAAgggtgaattcggtctcaactacattccattacaaagtatgatattaggctagtgtctgtagaggcttaattcagttttatattcaaatatggatgaggtctcggggtttttcagcaggtgcagttttcatcgttaacaaaacttttggtgtcttgtgtttttctttttccgcattatgtcttagtagataagtccatatcaATTGTAATCAATTAGGAAGCTCATTCTTTTAGAATTTGTTTCTTAAAATATAGATAAAAAAGTctcatacttggcagaattcaattatttggatacgactagattgatcttggatattgatttttgagatcgtcaaaGTACTCTCATataaaatcaggttcacagactttatTGTCTTAACTTACTGATTGTGAAGAGAAAGGGATATAAACTCTACATACATAATGTTCAAGGATCTTTAAGTaggtctacttgcaattgcattaggttttgtccatacatgttgctgaataaaaaaattggtggtgtacttggtacgctCTCCTTTTCATATCTCGTTCCTGAAGGAGATTGATGAAAATATCAACAAGCAGAaagaacaagatcatgatacacaagctatcaaggtaaagatagtcggacatggcttcacgaatccttaagtgaagtatttaagtcgtaaaccaaattatgtttctcagaagaAACCTAAGTTAATAGAAGATGACTTCAGCATACAACTAGAACATATTAGTTTCAGGGATTGGAGTTTCCAACTGTTTAagtttcactatttatagacttcCAGGACTATGAGTTGCTTAgatttcaagctaagataacttgagattcgaTCAAACACTTtcatttagatgaaactcttgtgaGGAGTTCATGTAATCatgtgataattttttttttgaaattacttGGAGGAATATATACTATGGTCCAGGGTAACAGAACTATGTATAATAGTAGTTCATGGCGAATATGCCTTAAGAAGTTATAAGAAAAATCATTTTCATTTAATATTTAAGACttgaatcatgatgcacatacacaaagtgatttagtgaTGAAAGATTTCTTATAGGTGTTTATTATATTTATAGAaatgccaaacatatttgtgaaaatagttcATGAGCATCTTCTTAATTCGTACTGAGCAGGTACGCGAAAGGGTACGCGTACTTATGAACTGGTTCGTAAAATCACGGAgctaaggtacgcgtactgggtacgCATACCCTTAATCTATTCACGAACCCAATCCCTTGATGTACGTGTACTGGATATGCGTACCTCCCCCATTCACGAATTCAAAACTCCATAGTATGCGTATTGGATACGCATAGTTACCTATGTTCAGGAACTTCAGATATTTTGatattttgaaacattcccaatctccataaatatatatatatatatcattgtTTGGGAAATTttcatttgaaacaaaattagtTCTTGAATAATAAATTATTTCGACAAATATtgctaaggatctatgaacatacattacttgaatcatatttcgagatgtttaacaagacaagcatGACTCAAAACTTATTTTTGcaaaatctactagaagtcatacgatatagtctcatatagatagaatggtaatgttgtgagtaaatagaatggttcagtcttaaCATATCTCATTGTCAATGAAGTTCTCTAAATATCTTCGTTTGATCTCCATTCTTCAATCTTCGGAGGTTATtcggtgatgtatgatactcaactaccatattctaatcttagtccgagacatgactttagtagactagaaatcaagatataattttttgcatgtaacattgacaacaaggttgAGATAGAAAAGCTTGTGAGTTCGaatgagtagtgctctaacacataacAAAAATAATTCCAAAATTGTAATGGCCCTCTTTGGCAACACTACTAGTGGGAGGTGTCAATTTATTGGGGAGGGTATCAACGCCCATATAAGAAAAAACACTTTCTATTATGTCTTATATGGATTTTGGTATCCTTTCCAATAATCGGTACCCCTAGAAACCACACTCTTTGGTGTGTCTTCTTTTTTCGGTTCTACTATTTCaccaaaaaatatttttccttcttcaaattAGACTTATGATTGTGACTAACCACTAGTAAGAAGGTTGGCATCTTGTCTCACAAGTGTGAGGCTGGGAGTTCGAGTCACCAAACCGCACTAATGTGTTGGTTTTGGTGATAACCCCTTCCCTCTAGAATGGATCCCAATAGAGAATGTTGTAAACATTCATAGGGATTGGGATGGTCCTGTTTCGAGTGCGCAAACTCGATGCGCTTGGGAAAAAAGTGACAGATTTTATGTAAAAAGAAACAACTAACAAGTTTGGgtaaaaacaaacagaaatttggtatttggtccgaAGCCCACATACTTAATTATAGTAGGGTTCAACCTGAATTTtcttttatctggaggtccaaaattaactaaaacatggaaatgaccgaCATATCCATCGTTCCCAAAAGTGTGTACTTACAACCTCTAATATCGTTCGATATTCTTCTctctttcataaaaaaaaaattcaatctcaGTGTTCttcctctctcttttttttcttttctcttctctgtTCGAAGAGAAATTCTTGTGATTCAATCAGAGAATCACAAACTAAAAACGTAGATTTTGATCTAAAAGAAACCAATACTCAAAAATCTAAACCTAGATTTCAATTTTCCCAATTGAATCAAGATTTTTTTTCTAGATCTACGAAGAAAGTACTGCTCCCATATAAGAAAAAGGTGATTATGGAGAAACACCAACACCAAAAACCAAATCagcgagcaaaaaaaaaaaaaaagagtactgAAATCAATTACAGAAAAATGTATGAATCagtagtacatatatgatgtactgaaaaaaCCTAGTTTATTTTAACCAATATGATACATCACCGCGTATGTGACTCCCCTAAGTTCAACTACTTAGAAATCTACGCTAACGTTCTACATTCAGAGGCATCAAGGATCTAAAACGTCTATTTAAGCAATAAGAAGaaattctaaaataaaattaacccaaaactaaccctctctgaaatatatAGATTAGATCTCTAGTGATAGATATATTATAGTGTATTTGTTTTCATACAATGTATATACATAAAAGTAAAAAATATCTGATAGATATATTATAGTGTATTTGttttcaaacaatatatatacaTAAAAGTAAAAAATATCTGAATTATTCAAACTTGATCATCCTCGCTAGTGCTATCGTACTTGTTATTTGAAATTAGAGTGGGAAAtgaatgagcacatcatccccaaAAAGGTTCAGAATAACTATATAATAAACTTTCAAAAAATTCGTCAAAACTATAATGCATCTCGGATGAAAACAAAACGCATTCATCTCGCATGTTAAATGTTCCTATagataataaaagtaataaatacTACCAGGAAAACTCGGGCCTCGATACCGTTCCATACCGACAAACATGGGAAAATCCCCAAACCATATAGAGCCTATATATTGGGTTGGCATACCCGTAATATGATGAACCATCAACATACAAGCGAATGACCATGGAAAACACACGATAATAAATACAAAAGAGTTCATTATCGACTCCCACCTCATGTGATGGTAAGACAACCTGCCATGTACACCACCAATTATCTTCTTGCCCAAAGTCGATAATACAGACTGACTGTTAATACGAGAGTACACTTTAAGGATATTACCAAAACAATTACACTGAAGCAAAGAAAGAGACCTAAAGATATTAACTAATCTAACAGACTCAGACCACCACCCCAGACAGCTTAATACATATACTCCTGAATTAAAATCCAAGCTATctaatgtattttgaaaatacttaAGCCTAAATATCCATATAAATTAGTGAACTAGCCACTTACTGTGATGATTAATAAATCTATTATAAAGTGTATTTAATACTGATCCCACTATCCAAAAGAAAGTGCTTCCCTGCTAGCTATCAAGATAAAACAGCCCTTAATAATTCATAAATTGAGACCCTATTAGTTGTATTCTTTGATTTTATCTAACAGAATCAAGCTATGAAAACTGTTCAAGAGAAACAAGAAACTACAAGGGTTTAGTAAACTAATCAAGAGAAATAAGAAAGTACATGGGTTTACTATGTACCTGAAAGGGTTTATTCAATCACCGTCATCATCTATAACTCACCAAAAGACCATCACATCCACTTTTGTTTATCAACTTAATTATAAAAGAAACTCACCACTATAAAGATCAGCAGCATTGTATCCATATATATGAACTTAATCTTTCATTCCCCTCTAAATTAGATCTCAATTCTCTTccatttcttaatttttttttttttttttttttgacaaagagTAATATATTATATTAAACATATGGTACATCATTAGCTATTTTTATAGTTAGAGAAGCCGATGGAACTTGCCGCCACTCTCCAGTACTACTAGTTCGGCCGACAAACTTAGCTAAGCAGTCTGTTGCTTTATTACAGACTCTAGGAATATACACACAAGACCAGTTACTATGAAGATTACAAGGTTGAACACACTTATGTAACAAGGGGGAAGATTGCCAAGAAGGTAGTAGTCCTTCATTAACAGACAAGACGACATTTTCACAGTCAGACTCAAATACCACTTTCTTCCAGTTTTGTTGCTCTGCCCAATGCATGGCTTCTAGTAAAGCCCAACTTTCAGCTTGATGCACATGGTTTACTCTTTTAAGAACTCTTTTTCCTGCAACATATGATCCTGTAGAGTTTCTAGTTAGCATTGCAATTCCAGCCAAATTAAAAGGTTTGCGAAAAGAAGCATCTATGTTGATTTTTAAAGTGTCTGGTGGTGGAGGTGTCCAATGATGATTATGCTCTGCAGACTGACTATTATGTGATGTATGGGAAATAGGAATGATATTAGCCAGATAATGAAAGAATGGATGCAAAGTAGAGTTAGGATTCACTATTTCATGTTGATAGTGAACTTTAAACCTGTATTTCCAAATATACCATATAGTTGCAATCATGCCATGT
This portion of the Papaver somniferum cultivar HN1 chromosome 11, ASM357369v1, whole genome shotgun sequence genome encodes:
- the LOC113324762 gene encoding uncharacterized protein LOC113324762, translating into MWKVIHNTLPVKNNLHHTTNTDDICVLCNAHRAEDVNHLFFTCPFVVAIWRACLPQHLDHLQKFATLQEWIISWTIDVVINFSSESPSLHGMIATIWYIWKYRFKVHYQHEIVNPNSTLHPFFHYLANIIPISHTSHNSQSAEHNHHWTPPPPDTLKINIDASFRKPFNLAGIAMLTRNSTGSYVAGKRVLKRVNHVHQAESWALLEAMHWAEQQNWKKVVFESDCENVVLSVNEGLLPSWQSSPLLHKCVQPCNLHSNWSCVYIPRVCNKATDCLAKFVGRTSSTGEWRQVPSASLTIKIANDVPYV